A DNA window from Mus caroli chromosome 8, CAROLI_EIJ_v1.1, whole genome shotgun sequence contains the following coding sequences:
- the Misp3 gene encoding uncharacterized protein MISP3: METPIQREIRRSCEREESLRRSRGLSPGRAGEELIELRVRPVLSRPGSGTPLPRALERARAGAKMQRDIEREAHRQAALASPAVPEPSAGRRPQPLDELKRFFEAAAEDGAGLQRQPETGGRLHPAVQDGCPVLGQLPPLVAPSLLEQEVRRVRERERELQLQRRSIYGAAEVEEPAPSLTPSRGDGKLSVIWPPRRRASEKERRP; encoded by the exons ATGGAGACGCCCATCCAACGCGAAATCCGCCGCAGCTGCGAGCGCGAGGAAAGCCTGCGCCGGAGCCGGGGTCTGAGTCCGGGTCGCGCGGGCGAGGAACTCATTGAGTTGCGCGTGCGGCCGGTGCTCAGCCGGCCCGGCTCCGGTACTCCGCTGCCGCGCGCCCTGGAGCGCGCTCGGGCGGGCGCGAAGATGCAACGAGACATCGAACGCGAGGCTCACAGGCAGGCGGCGCTGGCGAGCCCCGCGGTTCCGGAGCCTAGCGCCGGGCGGCGGCCGCAGCCGCTGGACGAACTCAAGCGCTTCTTTGAGGCTGCGGCGGAGGACGGAGCTGGCTTGCAGAGGCAGCCGGAGACCGGAGGCCGGCTGCATCCCGCCGTTCAGGATGGCTGTCCGGTACTGGGGCAGTTGCCACCGCTCGTTGCCCCGTCGCTGCTGGAGCAGGAGGTGCGACGAGTGCGCGAGCGCGAGCGGGAGCTGCAGTTGCAGCGGCGCAGCATCTACGGCGCCGCCGAGGTCGAGGAGCCAGCGCCGAGCCTCACCC CGAGCAGGGGAGATGGAAAGTTGTCGGTGATCTGGCCTCCGCGGAGACGGGCCTCTGAGAAG GAGCGCAGACCCTGA